A region of Cellulophaga sp. RHA19 DNA encodes the following proteins:
- a CDS encoding ABC transporter ATP-binding protein: MLSIKDLNKTYPNGTKALNNVNLEISKGMFGLLGPNGAGKSSLMRTIATLQLADSGSIEFNGTDVFSKPEELRKVLGYLPQDFGVYPKVSAEMMLNHIAKIKGIQNSGERKAYVADLLNKVNLYKFRKRNLGDYSGGMRQRFGIAQALIGNPKLIIVDEPTAGLDPLERNRFHNLLSELGEEAVVILSTHIVDDVINLCTNMAVFNEGQVLVQGHPMELTNSLNGKVFRKSIKKEEIATYEENYTVLSSYLRGGNLNINVYADNNPGEGFEVISNTLEDFYFYSINQKAKQTV; encoded by the coding sequence ATGCTATCTATTAAAGACCTTAACAAAACGTATCCTAACGGAACAAAAGCGTTGAACAATGTAAATTTAGAAATTAGCAAAGGTATGTTTGGTCTTTTAGGTCCAAATGGCGCTGGTAAATCTAGCTTAATGCGTACTATTGCTACATTACAATTAGCAGATAGTGGCAGTATAGAGTTTAACGGTACAGATGTATTTAGCAAGCCTGAAGAATTACGTAAAGTCTTAGGTTATTTACCCCAAGATTTTGGTGTATACCCTAAAGTTTCTGCTGAGATGATGCTAAATCATATTGCAAAAATAAAAGGAATACAAAATAGTGGTGAACGCAAAGCATATGTAGCAGACTTGCTAAACAAAGTAAACCTATACAAGTTTAGGAAAAGAAATTTAGGAGATTACTCTGGTGGTATGCGTCAGCGATTTGGTATTGCACAAGCACTTATTGGCAATCCAAAATTAATAATTGTAGATGAGCCTACTGCTGGTTTAGATCCGCTAGAGCGTAACCGTTTTCATAACCTATTAAGTGAGTTAGGAGAAGAGGCTGTTGTTATTTTATCTACACATATTGTAGATGATGTTATTAATCTTTGTACAAATATGGCTGTTTTTAATGAAGGGCAAGTGCTAGTACAAGGTCATCCTATGGAGCTTACAAACTCTTTAAATGGCAAGGTATTTAGAAAAAGTATTAAGAAAGAAGAAATTGCTACTTACGAAGAAAACTACACTGTTTTATCGTCTTATTTACGTGGTGGAAACCTAAATATAAATGTATATGCAGACAATAACCCTGGAGAAGGTTTTGAGGTTATAAGTAACACTTTAGAAGACTTTTATTTTTACAGTATTAACCAAAAGGCTAAACAAACTGTGTAA
- a CDS encoding short-chain dehydrogenase translates to MKKILLLLIVILFNSCLGGDKTDEELLAIDKETLVESIDSDKVLTYKFAKILIRASAGESDISPEYAEFKSDLDRIFDKVSKYDAKDSESLTVLDYISIYRDYKKMEKFIMETDEDEFPTLLEVFARANAKQGTSNQEFLQGEDKDYVQNIEHSVLSAIVVLSRDIGKEVSLYECSKTKPELLPDSEIKALLQYYRGFLFFEKKLYYLSEDEISRNIDWLNANPDIDLPYTRAMFEWGNLNNEQTHIGFHSLNHLFRGFDRLMMDRDIDEERALEDFEMFLEDSKKIGLDNEIIWSIESYLYLKKEKNDKAIAALKKLKGSDLLSSDEKARLGESIGYVENREPGKVLNGFYDKYFLSKIATKYMFSLLAKVDWQKIMEEQNVPYTKEMFATVDNFKSFIENYNKYTSSENLEKAGDELMKQGEGLWSKTKGLLD, encoded by the coding sequence ATGAAAAAAATACTACTACTATTAATTGTAATACTGTTTAATAGTTGTCTTGGTGGAGATAAAACAGATGAAGAACTATTGGCTATAGACAAAGAAACGCTAGTTGAAAGTATAGATTCTGATAAAGTCTTGACTTATAAATTTGCTAAAATTTTAATTAGGGCTTCAGCAGGAGAAAGTGATATTAGTCCTGAGTACGCCGAATTTAAGTCAGATTTAGATAGAATTTTTGATAAGGTTTCTAAGTATGACGCTAAAGATTCTGAAAGCTTAACTGTTTTAGATTATATATCTATTTACAGAGATTATAAAAAGATGGAAAAATTTATAATGGAGACTGATGAAGATGAGTTTCCTACTTTGTTAGAGGTTTTTGCTAGGGCAAATGCGAAGCAAGGAACATCTAATCAAGAGTTTTTACAAGGAGAAGATAAAGATTATGTACAAAATATAGAGCACTCAGTTTTAAGTGCAATTGTAGTTTTAAGCAGAGATATAGGTAAAGAGGTGTCTTTATACGAGTGCTCTAAAACTAAGCCAGAACTACTGCCAGATTCAGAAATAAAAGCACTTTTGCAATACTATAGAGGTTTTTTGTTTTTTGAGAAAAAACTGTATTATTTATCTGAAGATGAAATATCTAGAAACATAGATTGGTTAAATGCTAACCCAGATATAGACTTGCCATACACAAGAGCAATGTTTGAGTGGGGAAACTTAAATAATGAGCAAACTCATATTGGTTTTCATTCGTTAAATCATTTGTTTAGAGGTTTTGATAGGTTAATGATGGACCGTGATATTGATGAGGAACGTGCACTAGAAGATTTTGAAATGTTTTTAGAAGATTCTAAAAAAATAGGATTAGATAATGAAATTATTTGGTCTATTGAATCTTATTTATATCTAAAAAAAGAGAAAAATGATAAGGCAATTGCTGCATTAAAAAAATTAAAAGGAAGTGACTTGCTTTCTTCTGACGAAAAAGCAAGATTGGGAGAGTCTATAGGATACGTAGAAAATAGAGAGCCTGGAAAAGTTTTAAACGGATTTTATGATAAATATTTTTTAAGTAAAATAGCAACTAAGTATATGTTCTCTTTACTGGCTAAGGTAGATTGGCAAAAAATAATGGAGGAGCAAAACGTACCATATACTAAGGAAATGTTTGCTACCGTAGATAATTTTAAAAGCTTTATAGAAAACTACAATAAATATACTAGCTCAGAAAACTTAGAAAAAGCAGGAGATGAACTAATGAAACAAGGAGAAGGACTTTGGAGTAAAACCAAAGGTTTGTTAGATTAG
- a CDS encoding DEAD/DEAH box helicase family protein: protein MRTINNILQFKFTWRTYQQKFLDNFDTHISDKHLHVVAPPGSGKTILGLEMLKRVNQTTLVLSPSLTIRNQWKDRMLTFFLEDNNYTNYSLNIKKPKQITFTTYQALHALHKDFKKADNPETLINFIKKNNIKTIVLDEAHHLKNEWWKCLFEIKKADDITVISLTATPPYDSEASEVKKYFDLCGPIDDEIVVPDLVKNGDLCPHQDYVHFSKPDKEQIKHIVTYRENILNFINTLVDDTDFTNILQEHPFYKNTEEELENIYSKPLFYSAIIIFLNAAKITVPKEKIAILGFKDDKIEFPNLNYNWLQVLLQELLVVERELLLPFEEKLHTIEKDLRKIGVFEKKRVDFVGVEDLYRTLANSPSKLKSINAIITEESNSLKENLRAVVLTDFIRKEFLSFNSTKLEELNKLGVVSIFQYLRIKSKHKEQLGVLTGSIVILHKSAVINLKKIVNQTEFTTKPLEIDEDFVTITSFTKGKNTVVSAVTALFENGTVKILIGTKALLGEGWDAPAINTLVLASYVGSFVSSNQMRGRAIRTQATNKNKTGNIWHLACIDPTDPEGGKDLEKLTRRFNAFMGVSLKGEPYIVNGLDRLGLPLQYSSEIDIEQLNKDTFAIATQRDLITKRWKKAIGKGDVFIRELNILYPYKEPYTKQKKLKSVNATKYLVLEVLIGTFAIIPEFILKNVGILLSKGVMQFISLFFGAVFLGFVPKAYKALKLYFLFGNMERKTQKIAQAVLHSLAALHKITTPLDNIKLETDRYSNGVFAFYIIGATTNESSLFITALEEIIAPVENPKYLIDSSSWLKRKWNLRTYYVVPTIFCKRKAEAKRFHFYWKEFVGNSALIYTRTKYGREQLIKARLAHIVYQFKDASKKAITWR from the coding sequence TTGCGTACTATTAACAACATTTTACAATTTAAATTTACTTGGCGTACTTATCAACAAAAATTCTTAGATAATTTTGACACACACATTAGTGACAAACACCTACATGTGGTTGCTCCTCCTGGGTCTGGAAAAACTATTTTGGGGTTAGAAATGCTAAAACGAGTAAACCAAACAACCTTGGTATTATCACCTTCTTTAACCATAAGAAACCAATGGAAAGACAGGATGCTTACTTTTTTTTTAGAAGATAATAATTATACTAATTACTCTTTAAACATAAAAAAACCAAAGCAAATTACCTTTACCACCTACCAGGCTTTACACGCTTTACATAAAGATTTTAAAAAAGCAGACAATCCTGAAACTCTAATAAATTTTATAAAGAAGAATAATATTAAAACCATTGTTTTAGATGAGGCTCATCACTTAAAAAATGAATGGTGGAAATGCTTGTTTGAAATTAAAAAGGCAGATGATATAACTGTAATATCATTAACCGCAACACCGCCTTACGATAGTGAAGCTAGTGAGGTAAAAAAGTATTTTGATTTATGCGGACCAATAGATGATGAAATTGTGGTTCCGGATTTAGTTAAAAACGGAGATTTATGTCCGCACCAAGATTATGTACATTTTTCTAAACCAGACAAAGAACAAATAAAACACATTGTTACTTACCGCGAAAACATTTTAAATTTTATCAATACACTTGTAGATGATACTGATTTTACCAACATTTTACAAGAGCATCCGTTTTACAAAAACACAGAAGAAGAGCTAGAAAATATTTATAGTAAACCACTATTTTATTCCGCTATAATTATATTTTTAAATGCCGCAAAAATAACTGTCCCAAAAGAAAAAATAGCAATTTTAGGTTTTAAGGATGATAAAATTGAGTTTCCAAACTTAAACTATAACTGGCTACAAGTACTATTACAAGAACTACTTGTTGTAGAACGAGAATTACTTTTACCTTTTGAAGAAAAACTACACACCATTGAAAAAGATTTACGAAAAATTGGTGTTTTTGAGAAAAAGCGGGTAGATTTTGTTGGTGTTGAAGACTTATACAGAACATTAGCTAACAGCCCCAGTAAATTAAAAAGTATAAATGCTATTATTACTGAAGAAAGCAACAGTTTAAAAGAAAATTTAAGAGCTGTTGTTTTAACAGATTTTATACGAAAAGAGTTTCTTTCTTTTAATAGTACTAAGCTTGAAGAATTAAATAAATTAGGTGTTGTTTCTATTTTTCAATACTTACGTATAAAAAGTAAGCATAAAGAACAACTAGGTGTTTTAACGGGCTCTATTGTAATTTTACATAAAAGTGCTGTAATCAATCTAAAAAAAATAGTAAACCAAACAGAATTTACAACTAAACCCCTAGAGATTGATGAAGATTTTGTTACTATAACTTCTTTTACCAAAGGAAAAAACACTGTAGTTTCTGCAGTCACGGCTCTTTTTGAAAACGGAACCGTAAAAATATTAATTGGCACAAAAGCATTACTTGGAGAGGGTTGGGATGCTCCTGCAATTAACACATTGGTATTGGCCTCTTACGTTGGCTCGTTTGTATCGTCCAACCAAATGCGTGGCAGAGCCATTAGAACCCAAGCTACTAATAAAAATAAAACAGGCAATATTTGGCACTTAGCCTGCATAGATCCTACAGATCCAGAAGGCGGTAAAGATTTAGAAAAATTAACCCGTAGGTTTAATGCTTTTATGGGTGTTTCTCTAAAAGGGGAGCCCTATATTGTTAATGGCTTAGACAGGTTAGGTTTGCCTTTGCAGTATTCATCAGAAATAGACATAGAACAATTAAACAAGGACACTTTTGCTATTGCAACTCAAAGAGATTTAATTACTAAAAGATGGAAAAAAGCAATTGGTAAAGGCGATGTTTTTATTAGAGAGTTAAACATTTTATACCCATATAAAGAACCTTATACAAAACAGAAAAAATTAAAAAGTGTAAACGCTACTAAATATCTTGTTTTAGAAGTATTAATTGGCACATTTGCTATAATACCAGAGTTTATTTTAAAAAATGTTGGCATACTCTTAAGCAAGGGCGTAATGCAGTTTATATCGTTATTTTTTGGAGCTGTTTTTTTAGGTTTTGTACCTAAAGCATATAAAGCGCTTAAGCTCTACTTTTTGTTTGGAAATATGGAGCGTAAAACACAGAAAATAGCACAAGCAGTATTACACTCTTTAGCAGCATTACATAAAATAACAACACCATTAGACAACATAAAACTAGAAACCGACCGCTATAGCAATGGTGTTTTTGCATTTTACATAATAGGTGCAACTACTAATGAGAGCTCTTTATTTATTACTGCACTAGAAGAAATTATTGCTCCAGTAGAAAATCCAAAATACTTAATAGACAGTAGTTCTTGGTTAAAAAGAAAGTGGAATTTACGAACCTATTACGTTGTGCCTACCATTTTTTGTAAACGTAAAGCAGAAGCTAAAAGATTTCATTTTTATTGGAAAGAGTTTGTTGGTAATTCTGCCTTAATATACACCAGAACAAAATACGGCAGAGAACAGTTAATTAAAGCAAGGCTAGCCCATATTGTGTATCAATTTAAAGACGCATCTAAAAAAGCTATTACCTGGAGATAA
- a CDS encoding sialate O-acetylesterase, translating to MKFTFIKYIALTAFLFTFYKAFLPASSTSTTFNTKNTTHTTESNTIDFDPNFHIYLCFGQSNMEGSATIEEEDLKEASRFKVLQSLDCDNLKRKKGEWYTAVPPLTQCYTGLSPADYFGKTMIKNLPDSISVGLVSVAIGGCDIRLFDKDMYTNFDDTYKEDWFTDKVKSYGGNPYKHLIKFAKEAQKKGVIKGILLHQGESNTGDKQWPSYVATIYNNMLADLNLDATKVPLLAGEMVHEEQGGRCASMNPIVNTLPQTIPTSYVISSKGCEVRKDSVHFNSNGVRELGKRYALKMLSLKR from the coding sequence ATGAAATTTACATTTATAAAGTACATTGCTTTAACTGCATTTTTGTTTACTTTTTACAAAGCATTTTTACCAGCATCATCAACTTCAACTACTTTTAACACTAAAAATACAACACACACTACAGAGTCTAATACTATAGATTTTGATCCCAATTTTCATATTTATTTATGTTTTGGACAGTCTAATATGGAAGGCTCTGCAACAATAGAAGAAGAGGATTTAAAAGAGGCCAGCCGTTTTAAAGTATTACAGTCTTTAGATTGTGATAATCTTAAAAGAAAAAAAGGGGAATGGTATACGGCTGTACCTCCTTTAACCCAATGCTACACAGGTTTGTCTCCTGCAGATTATTTTGGTAAAACAATGATTAAAAATTTACCAGACAGTATCTCTGTAGGTTTGGTTAGTGTTGCTATTGGTGGTTGTGATATTAGATTATTTGATAAAGATATGTATACCAATTTTGATGATACTTACAAAGAAGATTGGTTTACAGATAAAGTAAAATCATATGGTGGTAACCCCTATAAACACTTAATAAAATTTGCCAAAGAAGCTCAAAAAAAAGGTGTAATAAAAGGTATTCTCTTACATCAAGGAGAAAGTAATACAGGTGATAAACAGTGGCCATCTTACGTAGCAACCATCTACAACAATATGTTAGCAGACCTTAATTTAGATGCTACTAAAGTTCCTTTACTTGCTGGTGAAATGGTACATGAAGAGCAAGGTGGTAGGTGTGCAAGTATGAACCCTATAGTAAATACTTTGCCACAAACAATACCAACATCTTACGTAATATCTTCTAAAGGGTGTGAGGTTCGTAAAGATAGTGTGCATTTTAATTCTAATGGAGTTAGAGAGCTAGGAAAACGATATGCGTTAAAAATGTTATCCCTAAAAAGGTAG
- a CDS encoding serine hydrolase domain-containing protein translates to MKKQQQTKIVLTILLFSVLFSFAQELPKVSITKVGLDSVLVYKKVDSIMKLGIKNTAFPGAQLLVAKDSKIIFHKAYGYHTYDSLQKVQLTDIYDVASVTKITAALPALMKLYDEGKIDLDVPFSTYWKPWRHKANKKHITLREILAHQAGLAPYIVFLNDVLKKNGKLKHRFVKNKPSKKFSREAYNGLYVKDRFKYKMYRKINRSKVSKEKKYKYSGLTFLLYPELVKQITGVDYNTYLQQNFYTPLGLNTMGFLPKNKKYANAIVPTEIDTVFRKELTHNFVHDENAALLGGISGNAGLFASATDLAKIMQMYLNYGVYNGKRYFSNATVKEFTRVQYSENNNKRGLGFDKPTLGNDTLPLAKAYPAPEVSKESFGHAGFTGTFVWADPKNNMVFIFLSNRVYPTRTNRNLYTLNIRPALQQVFYTSKKGTN, encoded by the coding sequence ATGAAAAAACAACAGCAGACTAAAATAGTGTTAACAATACTACTTTTTAGTGTGCTGTTTTCATTTGCACAAGAGTTACCTAAAGTTAGTATAACTAAGGTGGGTTTAGATTCGGTTTTAGTTTATAAAAAGGTCGACTCTATTATGAAACTAGGAATTAAGAATACCGCCTTTCCTGGAGCACAACTTTTAGTAGCAAAAGATTCTAAAATTATTTTTCATAAAGCATACGGTTACCATACGTATGATAGTTTGCAAAAAGTACAGCTAACAGATATTTATGATGTTGCTTCGGTAACTAAAATTACAGCTGCTTTGCCAGCTTTAATGAAGCTGTATGATGAGGGTAAGATAGATTTAGATGTGCCCTTTAGTACTTATTGGAAGCCTTGGAGGCATAAAGCAAATAAAAAACATATTACTTTAAGAGAAATACTAGCGCACCAAGCAGGTTTAGCTCCCTATATAGTTTTTTTAAATGATGTTTTAAAGAAAAACGGGAAGCTAAAACATAGGTTTGTTAAAAATAAACCAAGCAAAAAATTCTCTAGAGAAGCATACAACGGTTTGTACGTAAAAGATAGATTTAAGTACAAAATGTACCGTAAAATAAACAGGTCTAAAGTATCAAAAGAAAAAAAGTATAAGTATTCTGGACTTACTTTTCTACTGTATCCAGAATTGGTAAAACAAATAACTGGTGTAGATTATAACACATATTTACAGCAAAATTTTTATACACCCTTAGGGCTAAATACAATGGGTTTTCTGCCTAAAAACAAGAAGTATGCTAATGCAATTGTACCTACAGAAATAGATACAGTTTTTAGAAAAGAACTTACTCATAATTTTGTTCATGATGAAAATGCAGCGCTTTTAGGCGGTATATCTGGTAATGCAGGTTTGTTTGCTTCTGCAACAGATTTGGCTAAAATTATGCAGATGTATTTGAATTACGGAGTGTATAATGGCAAGCGCTATTTTTCTAATGCTACAGTTAAAGAATTTACACGCGTACAGTATTCAGAAAATAATAATAAAAGAGGTTTGGGTTTTGATAAGCCTACATTGGGCAATGATACATTGCCGTTGGCAAAAGCATATCCGGCACCAGAGGTTAGTAAAGAGAGTTTTGGGCACGCAGGTTTTACAGGAACATTTGTTTGGGCAGATCCTAAAAACAATATGGTTTTTATTTTCTTGTCAAACAGAGTGTACCCAACCAGAACCAACAGAAACTTATATACACTAAATATTAGACCAGCACTACAGCAGGTTTTTTATACTTCAAAAAAAGGGACAAATTAG
- a CDS encoding AraC family transcriptional regulator, with the protein MASDIQKHGFKEGLPHEFELVNLADLYNNFFDELIVPHRADFYQIIWFKKGSPRHMVDFNPIDIKPNSILFVDKNSVQCFDEDEAVEGVVLLFTDNFFCKTDEDTKFLRSNMLFNDLYSISTIQVNKLTPIYTGLFQFIEEELKTAIDNYQSDILRNYLQNILLLSERERQNQHSKKINKGPDIDCVIKFRDLLDKNFINQKSVSKYADQLNVTQKRLNAATLKVMDITPKQMIDARVILEAKRLLVHTEDSVKEIGYGIGFEEPTNFVKYFKKHQGFTPTEFRKKILLA; encoded by the coding sequence TTGGCTTCAGATATTCAAAAACACGGATTTAAAGAGGGTTTGCCGCACGAGTTTGAGTTGGTAAACCTAGCAGACTTGTATAATAATTTTTTTGATGAATTAATAGTGCCTCATAGGGCAGATTTTTATCAAATTATATGGTTTAAAAAGGGCAGTCCGCGTCATATGGTAGATTTTAATCCTATAGACATTAAGCCAAACTCTATCTTATTTGTAGATAAAAATAGTGTACAGTGTTTTGATGAGGATGAGGCAGTAGAGGGTGTAGTTTTACTGTTTACAGATAATTTTTTTTGTAAGACAGATGAGGACACTAAGTTTTTACGAAGTAATATGCTTTTTAACGATCTGTATTCTATCTCTACCATACAGGTTAATAAACTAACACCTATTTACACTGGTCTTTTTCAGTTTATTGAAGAAGAACTAAAGACGGCTATAGACAATTACCAGTCTGATATACTTAGGAATTACCTTCAAAATATTTTACTTTTATCAGAACGAGAAAGGCAAAATCAGCATAGTAAAAAAATAAATAAAGGTCCAGATATAGATTGTGTAATTAAGTTTAGAGACCTGTTAGATAAAAATTTTATCAATCAAAAATCTGTAAGTAAATATGCCGACCAGTTAAACGTAACTCAAAAACGTTTAAATGCAGCTACTTTAAAAGTTATGGATATTACACCAAAGCAAATGATAGACGCTAGAGTAATATTAGAAGCTAAACGATTATTAGTACATACAGAAGATAGTGTAAAAGAAATAGGTTACGGAATTGGTTTTGAGGAGCCTACAAATTTTGTAAAATATTTTAAAAAGCATCAAGGCTTTACGCCAACCGAATTTAGAAAAAAAATACTACTGGCGTAA
- the hemB gene encoding porphobilinogen synthase: protein MYPIIRNRRLRSNKAIRSLVRETIISPDDFLVPLFVVEGKGVKDEIPSMPNYFRYSLDLLEKEVKELWKMGLKSVLLFAKVPDNLKDNKGTEALNPDGLMQRAVKTVKNACPAMLVMTDVALDPYSSYGHDGIIEDGLVLNDESVEVLTEMSVSHAEAGADFVAPSDMMDGRILSIREALEDDGFHNTGIMSYSAKYASAFYGPFRDALDSAPVDVKDIPKDKKTYQMDYANRFEAIRETEMDIDEGADIVMVKPGLCYLDIVREIKNEVDVPVAVYQVSGEYAMVKAAAEKGWLDHDAVVIEQLTAIKRAGANIIASYFAKDAIRILG, encoded by the coding sequence ATGTATCCAATTATTAGAAACAGAAGATTACGTAGTAACAAGGCAATACGTTCTTTGGTTCGTGAAACCATTATATCTCCAGACGATTTTTTAGTGCCACTTTTTGTGGTAGAAGGTAAAGGTGTAAAAGACGAAATACCGTCTATGCCAAATTACTTTAGGTATAGTTTAGATTTGTTAGAGAAAGAAGTTAAAGAGCTTTGGAAAATGGGCTTAAAGTCGGTTTTGCTTTTTGCAAAAGTTCCAGATAACTTAAAAGATAATAAAGGAACAGAAGCTTTAAATCCAGACGGATTAATGCAGCGTGCTGTAAAAACAGTAAAAAACGCATGTCCGGCTATGTTGGTAATGACAGATGTTGCTTTAGATCCTTACTCTTCTTATGGTCATGATGGTATTATAGAAGATGGTTTAGTTTTAAACGATGAATCTGTTGAGGTATTAACAGAAATGAGTGTATCGCATGCAGAAGCAGGTGCAGATTTTGTTGCACCTAGTGATATGATGGATGGTCGTATTTTAAGCATACGTGAAGCTTTAGAGGATGATGGTTTTCATAATACTGGTATTATGAGTTATAGTGCTAAATATGCCTCTGCTTTTTATGGTCCGTTTAGAGATGCTTTAGATTCTGCTCCAGTAGACGTAAAAGACATACCTAAGGATAAAAAAACATACCAGATGGATTATGCCAACCGTTTTGAAGCAATTAGAGAAACGGAAATGGATATAGATGAAGGTGCAGATATTGTAATGGTAAAACCAGGACTTTGTTACCTAGATATTGTACGCGAAATTAAAAACGAAGTAGATGTGCCAGTGGCGGTTTACCAAGTTAGTGGTGAGTATGCAATGGTAAAAGCAGCAGCAGAAAAAGGATGGTTAGACCATGATGCAGTAGTTATAGAGCAACTTACTGCAATAAAAAGAGCAGGTGCAAATATTATAGCAAGTTACTTTGCTAAAGATGCAATTCGTATTTTAGGATAA